One Paenibacillus riograndensis SBR5 DNA segment encodes these proteins:
- a CDS encoding AraC family transcriptional regulator has protein sequence MVSAFIPPVHGHSISETIIPDVKTTLNLFGMHLRKVRGEWEYPVHAHPQYEFNYVLEGEQQLVVNNRSYMQKAGDLVLLRPGDSHSSKSGNGKPFTYFCIHFDIDDKILISLLSRLNHVLFESGSTIAHKLGPVFTRLVEISSTISGDITMSQRMRLQSAVFELFGQLWEAFSIEANLPTTGTYEKVELAHQIRSRLQGLVFQQFQMELPYDSHYGIDDIAAELGISASHCYRVFRQVFGVSPREFLSEQMLHEAKVLLDDSSLSVSQISSLLGYRDIAHFSRQFKRWYGKSPREYREADK, from the coding sequence ATGGTATCAGCCTTTATACCGCCTGTCCACGGCCACAGCATCAGCGAGACGATCATCCCCGATGTGAAAACAACACTGAACTTATTCGGCATGCATCTGCGGAAGGTGCGCGGAGAATGGGAGTATCCCGTTCACGCCCATCCGCAATACGAATTTAATTATGTGCTTGAGGGCGAGCAGCAGCTTGTCGTCAATAACCGCAGCTATATGCAGAAGGCTGGAGACCTGGTCTTGTTAAGACCAGGCGATTCCCACTCCAGCAAAAGCGGCAACGGCAAACCCTTCACTTATTTCTGCATTCATTTTGACATCGATGACAAGATTCTGATCTCACTGCTCAGCCGCCTGAATCATGTTCTCTTCGAATCCGGCAGCACCATTGCCCATAAATTAGGCCCTGTCTTCACCAGGCTGGTGGAGATTTCAAGCACCATCTCTGGAGATATCACCATGTCGCAGCGGATGAGGCTGCAGTCTGCGGTGTTTGAGCTGTTCGGGCAGCTGTGGGAAGCCTTTTCCATCGAGGCGAATTTACCCACAACGGGCACCTACGAAAAGGTAGAGCTTGCCCACCAGATCCGCAGCCGCCTGCAGGGGCTGGTTTTTCAGCAATTTCAAATGGAGCTGCCCTACGACAGCCATTACGGCATTGATGATATAGCCGCTGAGCTGGGCATCAGCGCTTCCCACTGCTACCGCGTGTTCCGGCAGGTATTCGGGGTGTCGCCCCGGGAATTCCTGTCCGAACAGATGCTTCATGAGGCAAAGGTTCTGCTGGATGATTCAAGCCTGTCCGTAAGCCAGATCTCAAGCCTGCTGGGCTACCGCGATATCGCCCACTTCAGCCGCCAGTTCAAACGCTGGTACGGGAAATCGCCGCGTGAGTACAGGGAAGCGGATAAATAA
- a CDS encoding glycoside hydrolase family 43 protein, protein MSRSLIQNPILRGFHPDPSICRAGEDYYIATSTFEWFPGVRIHHSRDLVHWRMLTHALTRKSQLDMEGDLDSGGVWAPCLSYDNGIFYLIYTDVKSRQGAFKDTPNYLVTARNIEGPWSEPVYLNSSGFDPSLFHDSDGRKWLVNMRWDHRTDKNSFAGIVLQEYSAELERLIGPVFPIYKGTALGLTEGPHLYRKDGWYYLITAEGGTQYNHAVTVARSRNIEGPYETAPHNPLLTSAGNSELELQKAGHGCLVHTHTDEWYMVHLCGRPVKEKYCNLGRETAIQRCVFTEEAWLALADGTNRPSVTVEGPDIPAHPFPAVAERDDFDAPELDVRWSTLRVPADESWLSLKERQGFLRLRGRESMSSLHRQSLVALRQQAFCCSAETELEFEPEHFQQMAGLIVYYDTKDYVYLRITHDEVLGKCLGIVRSVDGVYDDSICAQIPLLPGASCRLKVLIERESAQFYYSVGSTLWEKIGPSLDIYHLSDDFPAYIRFTGTFIGMCAQDLSGTFHAADFDYFEYKELSR, encoded by the coding sequence ATGAGCAGAAGTCTAATTCAGAATCCGATTCTCCGCGGCTTTCATCCGGACCCGTCCATCTGCAGGGCAGGAGAAGATTATTATATTGCTACATCTACCTTTGAATGGTTTCCCGGCGTCCGTATCCATCATTCCCGTGATCTTGTCCATTGGCGGATGCTGACGCATGCGCTTACACGCAAATCACAGCTTGATATGGAAGGGGATCTGGACTCCGGCGGGGTGTGGGCACCGTGTCTCAGCTACGACAATGGAATCTTTTATCTGATTTATACCGACGTAAAAAGCAGACAGGGGGCGTTCAAGGATACTCCCAATTACCTGGTCACTGCCCGGAATATCGAAGGCCCCTGGTCTGAGCCGGTTTATCTGAACAGCAGCGGTTTTGATCCGTCCCTGTTCCATGATTCGGACGGGCGCAAATGGCTCGTCAATATGCGGTGGGATCACCGGACGGACAAGAACAGCTTCGCCGGAATTGTTCTGCAGGAGTATTCGGCAGAGCTGGAACGGCTGATCGGTCCGGTGTTTCCTATCTATAAAGGGACAGCGCTGGGGCTAACGGAAGGCCCGCATCTGTACCGGAAAGACGGCTGGTATTACCTCATTACGGCTGAAGGCGGCACGCAGTACAACCATGCAGTGACCGTCGCCCGCTCAAGAAATATTGAAGGTCCCTATGAAACCGCCCCCCATAATCCGCTGTTGACTTCCGCCGGCAACAGCGAGCTGGAGCTGCAAAAGGCGGGGCATGGCTGTCTGGTCCACACGCATACGGATGAGTGGTATATGGTTCACTTATGCGGCCGGCCGGTGAAGGAGAAGTACTGCAATTTGGGCCGGGAGACTGCGATACAGCGCTGCGTGTTTACAGAGGAAGCATGGCTGGCCCTTGCGGATGGAACAAACCGGCCTTCCGTTACTGTCGAAGGCCCGGATATTCCGGCTCACCCCTTTCCGGCAGTTGCGGAGAGGGATGATTTTGACGCACCGGAGCTGGATGTGCGCTGGAGCACCCTGCGTGTTCCTGCCGATGAATCCTGGCTCTCGCTGAAGGAACGGCAAGGGTTCCTGCGCCTGAGAGGAAGAGAATCGATGAGCTCCCTGCACCGCCAGAGTCTGGTTGCCCTGCGCCAGCAGGCTTTTTGCTGCAGTGCTGAAACAGAGCTTGAGTTCGAGCCGGAGCATTTTCAGCAAATGGCCGGGCTGATTGTCTATTATGATACGAAGGATTATGTATACTTGCGGATCACTCATGATGAAGTGCTGGGCAAGTGCCTGGGGATAGTCCGGTCCGTGGACGGCGTATACGACGATTCTATATGTGCTCAGATTCCTCTGCTGCCCGGTGCAAGCTGCCGGCTGAAGGTGTTGATCGAGCGGGAGTCGGCGCAATTTTATTACAGCGTTGGCAGTACCCTCTGGGAAAAGATTGGCCCCAGCCTGGATATTTATCATCTATCCGATGATTTCCCGGCGTACATCAGGTTTACGGGGACCTTTATCGGGATGTGTGCCCAGGACCTCAGCGGCACCTTTCATGCTGCGGATTTTGATTATTTTGAGTATAAGGAGCTTTCGAGGTAA
- a CDS encoding YjhG/YagF family D-xylonate dehydratase encodes MEISLQEIMREAPGQSASVHTAAAGPAGRLPITGEMLRSAPSGEIFGMTQNSGMGWNPLLLNRPQYLILGTMGGIRREDGSPLALGYHTGHWEIGLMMEEVAQEITEQQGIPFAGYVSDPCDGRSQGTAGMFDSLPYRNDAAMVLRRLIRSLPTRKGVLGVATCDKGLPAMMVALAGMRDLPGIIVPGGVSLPPVHGEDAGKVQSIGARFSNGELSLEEAADLGCRACATPGGGCQFLGTAATAQVVAEALGLSVPHSALAPSGQPVWKNMGRQSARALLHMEHSGMVMKDILTNQAIMNAMVVHAAFGGSTNLLLHLPAIAHAAGLRIPTVQDWNAVNRRVPRLVSVLPNGPVPHPTIRVFLAGGVPEVMLYLRRLGLIDDSVRTVTGRTLGENLDWWETSQRRKDMRQRLQEADGIDPDTVIMSPREAKRQGLASTMTFPIGNLAPEGSVIKSAAIDPSVLDSEGVYRHVGRVKVFTAEKDAIRSIKDGLIRAGDILAVIGRGPSGTGMEETYQLTSALKHLPFGKYVTLITDARFSGVSTGACIGHIGPEALAGGPLGRLRDGDWVEVIVDTVKLEGSVNLIGDGEQPGSPEAGVDILAARTAHPLLAVDPGLPDDTRLWAALQAVSGGTWQGCVYDTDKIITALEAGRQALGWK; translated from the coding sequence GTGGAAATAAGCTTGCAAGAAATCATGAGGGAAGCTCCCGGACAGTCAGCTTCAGTACATACTGCTGCGGCGGGCCCTGCAGGCAGGCTGCCTATTACAGGTGAAATGCTGCGGAGTGCCCCAAGCGGTGAAATATTCGGGATGACGCAAAATTCGGGAATGGGCTGGAATCCGCTGCTCCTGAACAGGCCGCAATATCTCATCCTGGGTACAATGGGGGGAATACGGCGCGAGGACGGCAGTCCGCTTGCCCTTGGCTACCATACCGGCCACTGGGAAATTGGGCTGATGATGGAGGAAGTTGCGCAGGAAATTACTGAACAGCAGGGAATTCCGTTTGCGGGTTATGTCAGCGATCCCTGCGACGGGCGCTCCCAGGGAACAGCGGGAATGTTCGATTCCCTGCCGTACCGGAACGATGCGGCCATGGTGCTGCGCCGCTTAATCCGTTCGTTGCCTACGCGCAAAGGGGTGCTTGGTGTAGCCACCTGTGACAAAGGGCTGCCTGCAATGATGGTGGCCCTGGCTGGCATGCGGGACCTGCCGGGGATTATTGTGCCGGGCGGAGTCTCTCTGCCCCCTGTTCATGGGGAGGATGCCGGTAAAGTGCAGAGCATCGGGGCCAGATTCAGCAATGGTGAGCTGTCTCTGGAAGAGGCAGCGGACCTCGGATGCCGGGCCTGCGCAACTCCCGGCGGCGGCTGCCAATTCCTGGGGACCGCCGCGACGGCCCAGGTGGTTGCCGAGGCGCTTGGCCTGTCGGTTCCCCATTCCGCTCTGGCCCCTTCGGGACAGCCTGTATGGAAGAACATGGGGCGCCAGTCTGCCCGCGCGCTGCTGCATATGGAGCATAGCGGAATGGTCATGAAGGATATTCTGACCAACCAGGCAATCATGAATGCGATGGTAGTTCATGCGGCGTTTGGAGGGTCCACGAATCTGCTGCTCCATTTGCCTGCCATCGCCCATGCCGCCGGCCTGCGCATTCCAACCGTCCAGGACTGGAATGCCGTCAATCGCAGGGTACCGCGCCTGGTCAGTGTGCTGCCGAACGGTCCTGTTCCACATCCGACGATCCGGGTGTTTCTTGCTGGAGGTGTTCCTGAAGTGATGCTGTATCTGCGCCGGTTGGGGCTGATCGACGATTCGGTGCGGACGGTAACAGGCAGGACGCTTGGAGAAAACCTGGACTGGTGGGAAACTTCGCAGCGGCGGAAGGATATGAGGCAACGTCTCCAAGAGGCGGATGGCATTGATCCGGATACCGTCATTATGAGTCCCCGGGAGGCAAAGCGGCAGGGGCTTGCTTCCACAATGACGTTCCCCATCGGCAATCTGGCTCCGGAAGGCTCGGTCATCAAATCGGCAGCCATAGATCCTTCGGTTCTGGACAGTGAAGGCGTCTACCGGCATGTGGGAAGAGTTAAGGTTTTTACCGCAGAAAAGGATGCGATCCGGAGCATCAAGGACGGACTTATCCGGGCGGGAGATATTCTTGCGGTCATCGGCCGCGGCCCAAGTGGAACCGGAATGGAAGAGACGTATCAATTGACCTCCGCGCTGAAGCATCTGCCCTTTGGCAAGTACGTTACGCTCATTACCGACGCCCGTTTTTCCGGTGTGTCCACGGGAGCCTGCATCGGGCATATCGGTCCGGAAGCGTTGGCGGGTGGTCCGCTTGGCAGACTCCGGGATGGGGATTGGGTCGAGGTCATTGTCGATACGGTCAAGCTTGAAGGTAGTGTAAATCTGATTGGTGACGGCGAACAGCCCGGCTCGCCTGAAGCAGGGGTGGACATTCTGGCCGCCCGGACCGCTCACCCGCTCCTGGCTGTTGATCCGGGACTGCCGGATGATACCAGGCTGTGGGCAGCATTGCAGGCTGTAAGCGGCGGAACCTGGCAAGGCTGTGTCTATGATACCGATAAAATCATTACCGCGCTCGAAGCGGGCCGGCAAGCATTGGGGTGGAAATAA
- a CDS encoding IclR family transcriptional regulator produces the protein MDRKYWVPALERADLILTAISRKPGEYKMTDLCDATGINKSSMFSLLRTMEALNWVTKDEKEAYALGAGVAYLNKVFNESHKQNYNLVEHFLKASAESIKAVGETFQLSVLDRSEIIYLAKLEGPSLVKLESSPGMRFPAHATAMGKMMLALLPPDELDRRYPDRILTPVTSHTLTDWSEFTATLAEIRSSGYSVDQEEIIQGICCVAAPVLDASGNAVAAVSTSMLRHAYLDKQEAAIQEVILLGKKLSLA, from the coding sequence TTGGACCGTAAATATTGGGTTCCCGCCCTGGAACGGGCTGATTTGATTCTGACGGCGATTTCCCGGAAGCCCGGGGAATATAAAATGACCGATCTGTGTGATGCAACCGGCATCAACAAAAGCTCGATGTTCTCCCTGCTGCGGACGATGGAAGCCTTGAACTGGGTGACGAAGGATGAGAAGGAAGCCTATGCGCTTGGGGCAGGGGTGGCTTATCTCAATAAGGTGTTCAATGAGTCACACAAGCAGAACTACAATCTGGTGGAACATTTTCTCAAGGCTTCTGCAGAGAGTATTAAGGCCGTTGGCGAAACCTTTCAGCTATCGGTGCTGGACCGGAGTGAAATTATCTATCTGGCCAAGCTGGAAGGGCCATCGCTGGTGAAGCTGGAGTCCAGCCCGGGGATGCGGTTTCCGGCACATGCGACAGCGATGGGAAAAATGATGCTCGCGCTGCTCCCGCCGGATGAGCTGGACCGGAGGTACCCGGACAGAATTTTAACTCCGGTAACTTCACATACGCTAACAGACTGGAGTGAATTCACGGCAACATTGGCGGAAATCCGCAGCAGCGGATATTCGGTGGATCAGGAGGAGATTATTCAAGGAATCTGCTGTGTCGCCGCACCGGTCCTTGATGCTTCCGGGAATGCGGTTGCGGCAGTGAGTACCTCCATGCTGCGGCATGCCTACCTGGACAAGCAGGAAGCGGCGATTCAAGAAGTAATCCTGCTTGGGAAGAAGCTGTCCTTGGCTTAA
- a CDS encoding dihydrodipicolinate synthase family protein, whose protein sequence is MNIIHTNAGIIPPVPTILNEQQKFDRGGMQLLIDSLIDKGVHGLFFLGTAGEFNQFDAGEREEIAEFCIDYTYGRLPVWIGTGSNTTSEALRLTRHAARSGATGVVVINPYYCKLSEESLFTHYAAIAEAAELPLMLYNFPALTGQDLSPAFVRRLAARYSQVVGIKETVDQLSHIRQMILLVQEVNPAFAVFCGFDEYLLPTLAAGGAGAIAASANFAPQLMLGLFSSFQMNQFSEVLEYHRKLIQIPPLYALDDPFIPAIKEAVRLAGVPVPAFSHSPANPWNDEKEQQLKQIFSNAGIPFA, encoded by the coding sequence ATGAATATTATTCATACAAATGCAGGCATTATTCCCCCCGTTCCCACCATCCTGAATGAACAGCAGAAATTCGACCGTGGCGGAATGCAGCTTCTAATCGACAGCCTGATAGACAAAGGTGTTCATGGCCTGTTCTTCCTGGGAACTGCCGGGGAGTTCAATCAGTTCGACGCGGGGGAACGGGAAGAAATTGCAGAGTTCTGCATTGATTATACGTACGGGCGCCTCCCGGTCTGGATTGGAACAGGCAGCAATACAACCTCCGAAGCGCTGCGCCTCACCCGGCATGCTGCCCGCAGCGGGGCCACTGGTGTTGTTGTCATCAACCCTTACTACTGCAAGCTAAGCGAGGAAAGCCTGTTCACGCATTATGCCGCCATTGCCGAAGCAGCAGAGCTCCCTCTGATGCTGTACAATTTCCCGGCGCTTACCGGCCAGGATTTGAGTCCCGCCTTTGTCAGACGCCTTGCAGCCCGCTACTCCCAGGTGGTTGGCATCAAGGAAACGGTAGACCAGCTAAGCCATATCCGCCAGATGATTCTGCTGGTCCAAGAAGTGAACCCGGCGTTCGCCGTGTTCTGCGGCTTTGACGAATATTTACTGCCAACCCTTGCCGCAGGCGGTGCCGGAGCCATCGCAGCCAGTGCTAATTTTGCCCCGCAGCTGATGCTTGGCTTATTCAGCAGCTTTCAGATGAATCAATTCTCAGAGGTGCTTGAATATCACCGGAAGCTGATTCAAATTCCGCCGCTGTATGCGCTGGATGATCCCTTCATTCCCGCCATCAAGGAAGCGGTCCGTTTGGCCGGTGTGCCCGTTCCTGCCTTCAGCCATTCCCCGGCAAATCCCTGGAACGATGAGAAGGAGCAGCAGTTGAAACAAATATTCAGCAACGCGGGGATTCCCTTTGCATAA
- a CDS encoding sensor histidine kinase, with product MYARIITSMNNLRLRTKLFLSFGCVALIPVLIVGVFLTSELRNMAMDNALKQITANVDRVKKRTGELLDVPLDIAYRLSNDSRLEEAANHRYVSVYDVVQAYWNYPDFREFVRLYREISSIRLYIDNPTVLDNWEFLQADGTVTQEPWYRTALAQKGMVCWNYIRDNRDGRYYLSLIRKVNFFKQRTSGVLVVNVNTDRLNGILNQESFETLIVDENDNIVASNRTELLGQTLNDLNFKAESAAGPGFYDVSIDGKPFTMLIDDWQPGGSLNSLRIISIFSVESIVKEPNRIIMLASAVILSALIMAILLIYYFSRLLTGRMLQLSKHISKVGSGNLGATLVIDGKDEIGQLARQFNHMVRNINDLMSEVQESNRQKNAILLKQNEIKFKMMASQINPHFLFNALESIRMKAHVRGQADISQVVRLLGKMMRKNLEVGNRRISLQSELETVSCYLVIQKFRYDDRLAYELHIDPKANLVQIPPLIIQPLVENSVVHGLENRIDGGMVRVDIRIEDGLLKVQVSDNGAGISKTRMHEIRQMLESKDDYESNNIGMRNIHLRLKLTYGPECGLTLASQEGFGTQISFEIPLRSDSYV from the coding sequence ATGTATGCCCGGATCATCACCTCGATGAACAACCTGCGCCTGCGGACCAAACTCTTTCTGTCCTTTGGCTGTGTCGCCCTGATACCGGTGCTTATTGTGGGAGTGTTCCTGACGAGTGAGCTGCGGAATATGGCAATGGACAATGCCCTGAAGCAGATTACGGCCAATGTGGACCGGGTGAAAAAAAGGACCGGCGAATTGCTGGATGTTCCACTCGACATCGCTTACCGGCTGTCCAATGACAGCCGTCTGGAGGAAGCCGCCAACCACCGCTACGTATCGGTCTATGATGTGGTGCAGGCCTACTGGAATTACCCGGATTTCCGCGAATTTGTCCGGCTGTACAGAGAAATCTCCAGCATCCGCCTGTATATCGACAACCCGACGGTTCTGGACAACTGGGAGTTCCTGCAGGCAGACGGGACGGTCACACAGGAGCCATGGTACCGCACTGCGTTGGCCCAGAAAGGGATGGTCTGCTGGAACTATATCCGCGACAACCGCGATGGGCGGTATTACCTCAGCCTGATCCGCAAAGTCAATTTTTTTAAGCAGCGGACTTCGGGTGTGCTGGTGGTGAACGTGAATACAGACAGGTTGAATGGCATCCTGAACCAGGAATCCTTTGAAACTCTGATTGTAGATGAGAACGACAACATTGTGGCTTCCAACCGCACGGAACTCCTCGGCCAAACCCTGAATGACCTGAACTTCAAGGCCGAATCCGCTGCCGGTCCAGGGTTTTATGATGTATCGATTGACGGGAAACCCTTCACAATGCTGATTGATGACTGGCAGCCGGGAGGAAGTCTGAACAGCCTGCGCATCATCTCCATCTTTTCCGTGGAAAGTATTGTCAAGGAGCCCAACCGGATTATTATGCTGGCTTCTGCTGTCATCCTCTCCGCATTGATTATGGCGATTCTGCTGATCTATTATTTCTCGCGGCTGCTCACCGGACGGATGCTCCAGCTAAGCAAGCATATCTCCAAGGTCGGTTCCGGCAATCTGGGGGCCACGCTTGTCATTGACGGTAAAGATGAAATCGGCCAGCTGGCCAGACAGTTCAATCATATGGTACGGAACATTAATGATCTGATGAGTGAGGTTCAGGAATCCAACCGGCAAAAAAACGCCATCCTGCTGAAGCAGAACGAGATCAAATTCAAAATGATGGCCAGCCAGATCAACCCCCATTTTCTCTTCAATGCCCTGGAATCGATCCGGATGAAGGCCCATGTCAGGGGCCAGGCCGATATTTCTCAAGTCGTGCGGCTGCTCGGCAAAATGATGCGCAAAAATCTGGAGGTCGGCAACCGGAGAATCAGCCTGCAAAGCGAGCTGGAGACGGTGAGCTGCTACCTCGTCATCCAGAAATTCCGCTATGATGACCGGCTCGCTTATGAGCTGCATATTGATCCCAAGGCGAATCTTGTACAGATTCCGCCGCTGATTATTCAGCCGCTGGTGGAGAACTCCGTTGTCCACGGGCTGGAGAACCGGATTGACGGCGGTATGGTCCGGGTGGATATCCGTATCGAAGACGGACTGCTCAAGGTTCAGGTATCCGACAATGGAGCCGGCATTTCAAAAACGCGGATGCACGAAATCCGCCAAATGCTGGAGAGCAAGGATGACTATGAAAGCAATAATATCGGAATGCGCAATATTCATTTGCGGCTGAAGCTGACCTATGGCCCGGAATGCGGGCTTACGCTGGCAAGCCAGGAGGGCTTCGGCACGCAGATCAGCTTTGAAATCCCTTTAAGGAGTGATTCTTATGTATAG
- a CDS encoding response regulator transcription factor produces the protein MYSVLIVDDELAIREGLATLLDWESLGYVVVDTAANAIEAKHKYELHSPDLMIIDIRMPGRDGLELIKELREDDPELHIIILSGYADFSYAKRAMSLGIDNYLLKPVDEDELHLYLTNLSAELAARAVYRKKDAAVKIWSREMLVQSLLLDNGPQAPAALEGPAMESGLLWDSYQVVLIRLLLQDNADNGPSTAVKTRLAASFEEQEWGIVFSLDSYLGVLLQPSYQKELVRQLMVRNIWEAVTAQGLECIITAGDMVDSLEEVPASKESALARMKEHFFYDEPGMIGPDSLKLKTGLPVKPEEVEPGLAPVTERLYFAMDIGSLNLLPSLIQEAGALMIAAGYSEMAVKSRYVRLVTHLMNKLSLQYRELELLHSRMDEQVEQIYKHTSLPKLQSHINVLLEQYAGGIKRDDMEVLIKRMLDLIHRHYPENLKLETLADVFTYSSAYLGKLFKSSTGLSFNSYLDNIRIGKAKELLDQGYKIHQAASEVGFSDVDYFREKFKKIEGLSPSDYRRKNSI, from the coding sequence ATGTATAGTGTGCTGATTGTGGATGATGAACTGGCGATCCGGGAGGGGCTTGCAACCCTGCTGGACTGGGAGAGCCTTGGCTATGTGGTCGTTGATACCGCGGCGAACGCCATAGAAGCGAAGCATAAATATGAGCTGCATTCCCCGGATCTGATGATTATCGATATCCGCATGCCCGGCAGAGACGGGCTCGAGCTGATTAAGGAGCTGCGGGAAGACGATCCGGAGCTGCATATCATCATCCTCAGCGGCTATGCGGATTTCAGCTATGCCAAACGCGCGATGTCTTTGGGGATCGACAATTATTTGCTGAAACCGGTGGATGAAGATGAACTGCACCTGTATCTGACGAATCTGTCTGCAGAACTGGCAGCGCGCGCCGTCTACCGGAAGAAGGATGCCGCCGTCAAAATATGGAGCCGCGAAATGCTGGTCCAATCCCTGCTGCTGGATAACGGCCCGCAGGCACCGGCGGCATTGGAGGGACCGGCGATGGAGTCCGGACTGCTCTGGGATTCCTATCAGGTGGTTCTGATCCGGCTGCTGCTCCAGGACAATGCGGACAACGGACCGTCAACGGCTGTCAAGACGAGACTTGCGGCCAGCTTTGAAGAACAGGAATGGGGAATTGTCTTCTCCCTGGACTCCTATCTGGGCGTATTGCTGCAGCCTTCGTATCAGAAGGAGCTGGTGCGCCAGCTGATGGTCCGGAATATCTGGGAAGCCGTAACCGCCCAAGGGCTGGAATGCATCATCACCGCAGGAGATATGGTGGACTCTCTGGAGGAAGTTCCTGCTTCCAAAGAGTCCGCGCTGGCGCGGATGAAGGAGCATTTTTTCTACGATGAGCCGGGGATGATCGGACCGGACTCCCTTAAGCTGAAGACCGGTCTGCCGGTCAAACCGGAGGAAGTGGAACCGGGTCTGGCGCCTGTGACGGAGCGGCTGTATTTTGCCATGGATATCGGCAGCCTCAACCTTCTGCCTTCGCTGATTCAGGAAGCCGGAGCGCTGATGATTGCCGCCGGTTATTCCGAAATGGCCGTAAAATCCCGTTATGTCCGCCTGGTTACCCATCTGATGAACAAGCTGTCGCTCCAGTACAGGGAGCTGGAGCTGCTGCACAGCCGAATGGATGAACAGGTCGAGCAGATTTACAAGCATACCTCCCTGCCGAAACTGCAATCCCATATCAACGTTCTCCTGGAGCAATATGCAGGCGGAATTAAGCGCGATGATATGGAGGTGTTAATAAAGCGGATGCTTGACCTCATTCACCGCCATTACCCTGAGAATCTGAAGCTGGAAACGCTGGCGGATGTGTTTACCTACAGCAGCGCCTATCTGGGCAAGCTGTTCAAGAGCAGCACGGGCCTCTCCTTCAACAGCTATCTGGACAATATCCGCATCGGAAAAGCCAAGGAACTACTGGACCAGGGCTATAAAATCCATCAGGCCGCAAGCGAAGTCGGCTTCAGCGATGTGGATTATTTCCGGGAAAAGTTCAAGAAGATTGAAGGCCTTTCCCCTTCCGATTACCGCAGAAAAAACTCCATATAG
- a CDS encoding ABC transporter permease: protein MKAITAKVQPEPKKPASRFWPKFLQQKYLYMMAVPFVLWAFVFNYLPLWGWTMAFQKYKPGKSFFEQKWVGLQYFRELFQDEQFFNALRNTLAMSLMGLLAGFIIPIVFAVLLNELRQIFLKRFVQTVSYLPHFVSWVVAAGIITKMLSTDNGAVNDLLMSLHLISEPIQFMAKGNLFWGIVTASDVWKETGWNTIIYLAAISGIGPELYEAARVDGASRLQQVRNITLPGIRTTVIILLIMSIGHLISIGFEKQFLLGNNLVRDYSQTLDLYALNYGLGLGRFSFGTAINIFNSVVSVFLLFVANGIFKKITKESII from the coding sequence ATGAAAGCGATTACTGCCAAAGTCCAGCCGGAGCCGAAGAAGCCAGCTTCACGCTTTTGGCCAAAGTTTCTGCAGCAGAAATACCTCTATATGATGGCTGTCCCGTTTGTGCTCTGGGCATTTGTTTTTAACTATCTGCCTTTATGGGGATGGACGATGGCCTTTCAGAAATACAAGCCGGGCAAGTCTTTTTTCGAGCAGAAGTGGGTGGGCCTGCAGTACTTCAGGGAGTTGTTCCAAGATGAGCAATTCTTCAATGCGCTGCGCAACACCCTTGCGATGAGCCTCATGGGCCTGCTGGCCGGGTTTATTATTCCCATTGTATTCGCCGTCCTGCTGAATGAATTGCGGCAGATATTTCTGAAACGTTTTGTCCAGACCGTCTCTTATCTGCCGCACTTCGTGTCGTGGGTCGTTGCGGCCGGGATTATTACCAAGATGCTCTCCACCGACAACGGTGCGGTGAACGATCTGCTCATGAGCCTGCACCTGATCAGCGAACCCATACAATTCATGGCCAAAGGCAATCTGTTCTGGGGCATAGTCACCGCCTCGGATGTCTGGAAGGAAACGGGCTGGAACACGATCATCTATCTGGCTGCGATCTCCGGCATCGGTCCCGAGCTCTATGAAGCCGCAAGAGTAGACGGGGCCAGCCGGCTCCAGCAGGTACGCAATATTACACTGCCGGGTATCCGGACTACGGTTATTATCCTTCTGATTATGTCGATCGGGCATTTAATCAGCATCGGATTCGAGAAGCAGTTCCTGCTCGGCAACAACCTGGTGCGCGACTATTCGCAGACACTTGACCTGTATGCGCTGAATTACGGGCTGGGACTGGGGCGTTTTTCCTTCGGGACGGCCATTAACATTTTCAACTCGGTGGTAAGTGTGTTTCTGCTGTTCGTCGCCAACGGCATTTTCAAAAAAATAACGAAGGAAAGCATCATATAG